In one window of Nitrospira sp. DNA:
- the rimM gene encoding ribosome maturation factor RimM (Essential for efficient processing of 16S rRNA): MVAEPVELVTVGRIERSFGVRGEVKVRSLSDVPGRLESLGAVSLLATSGKTWDTRVTQVRPAGQGYILAFEGLTSPEEAGQWRGGLIQIPKGSAPPLPQGQYYECDLIGLRVQDEQGNGIGTLTDIWELTGNHVFVVQDGSKETLIPAARDLVVAVDLQQRVMTVHMIEGLGA, translated from the coding sequence ATGGTGGCCGAACCGGTCGAGCTGGTAACAGTAGGACGGATCGAACGATCGTTCGGCGTCAGAGGCGAGGTGAAAGTTCGTTCGCTCAGCGACGTGCCCGGTCGATTGGAGTCATTGGGAGCGGTGAGTCTCCTGGCGACTAGTGGCAAGACTTGGGACACGCGGGTGACGCAGGTTCGTCCTGCGGGGCAGGGGTATATCCTTGCATTTGAAGGATTGACATCTCCCGAGGAGGCCGGGCAATGGCGTGGCGGGTTGATTCAAATCCCGAAAGGGAGTGCGCCCCCGTTGCCGCAGGGACAGTATTATGAATGCGATCTCATCGGTTTGCGCGTGCAGGATGAACAGGGGAACGGTATTGGGACGTTGACCGACATCTGGGAATTAACCGGCAATCATGTGTTTGTGGTGCAGGACGGGAGCAAGGAAACGCTCATCCCCGCAGCGCGAGATTTGGTTGTGGCCGTTGATTTACAGCAGCGGGTGATGACCGTACACATGATCGAAGGGTTGGGAGCGTGA
- a CDS encoding RNA-binding protein, translating into MGSKIYVGGLPYSTTEQQLSDLFAVHGAVTSSRIITDKFTGQSRGFGFVEMSGDSEAQAAITALNGTQLGGRTLTVNEARPQEPRSGGGGGGGRGGFGGGGGGRY; encoded by the coding sequence ATGGGTTCGAAGATTTACGTCGGTGGATTGCCCTACTCAACAACCGAGCAACAGCTGAGCGATTTGTTCGCTGTGCACGGAGCCGTGACGTCGTCACGCATCATCACGGACAAGTTCACGGGCCAGTCCCGTGGATTCGGTTTCGTGGAGATGTCGGGGGATAGCGAAGCGCAGGCGGCGATTACCGCGTTGAACGGCACCCAGCTCGGCGGCCGGACATTGACTGTGAATGAAGCCCGGCCTCAAGAGCCCCGTTCCGGTGGCGGCGGCGGTGGTGGGCGTGGCGGATTTGGTGGTGGTGGCGGCGGTCGGTACTAA
- the rplS gene encoding 50S ribosomal protein L19, with protein sequence MNRLERLQQSFTKATPPKFEVGDTVRVHVKVVEGEKERIQVYEGAVIARKGALNTETFTVRKVSYGVGVERIFPVHSPIVTKVDVVRQGRVRRAKLYYLRSKKGKFAKVEEREFVGEGKAAAAAKAAAAKA encoded by the coding sequence ATGAATCGGTTAGAACGTCTTCAGCAGTCATTCACCAAAGCCACGCCGCCTAAGTTTGAAGTGGGCGATACCGTGCGGGTCCATGTGAAAGTCGTGGAGGGTGAAAAGGAACGCATTCAGGTCTACGAGGGAGCGGTGATCGCTCGTAAAGGAGCCTTGAATACGGAAACATTTACCGTCCGCAAGGTCTCCTACGGCGTCGGGGTCGAGCGAATTTTCCCGGTGCACTCGCCGATCGTGACCAAGGTGGATGTGGTGCGTCAGGGCCGTGTGCGTCGCGCCAAGCTCTACTATCTTCGGTCCAAGAAGGGCAAGTTCGCCAAGGTTGAAGAACGCGAGTTTGTGGGTGAGGGGAAAGCGGCGGCAGCGGCAAAAGCGGCGGCAGCCAAGGCCTAA
- a CDS encoding ribonuclease HII, which translates to MGPTEEFEQEARRCGYRRIAGVDEAGRGPLAGPVVAAAVILPVRCRLIGADDSKQLSVSERDRLYAEIMDRAVSVGVGSSTAEEIDRINILEATKLAMRRALAEISPAPDYVLIDAVSLAGMAMPIRPIIKGDALSLSIAAASIVAKVTRDRLMIQFHEAYPQYNFLSHKGYGTEEHLARLAEYGPSPIHRRTFAPVSAVLNAPACGALQP; encoded by the coding sequence TTGGGACCTACCGAGGAATTTGAGCAAGAGGCCCGGCGGTGCGGGTATCGCCGCATCGCCGGCGTCGACGAAGCCGGTCGAGGTCCCCTGGCTGGCCCGGTCGTCGCCGCGGCCGTGATTCTTCCCGTTCGTTGTCGCCTGATCGGGGCGGACGACTCCAAGCAACTATCCGTATCAGAGCGCGATCGGCTGTATGCCGAGATTATGGATCGGGCCGTCTCGGTCGGCGTCGGGTCATCGACGGCGGAAGAGATCGACCGGATCAATATCCTCGAAGCGACTAAGCTGGCGATGCGTCGGGCGCTTGCCGAAATCTCGCCCGCTCCTGATTACGTGTTGATCGATGCCGTGTCCCTTGCAGGGATGGCGATGCCCATTCGTCCGATCATCAAGGGCGACGCCCTGTCGTTGTCCATCGCGGCTGCGTCGATTGTGGCCAAAGTCACGCGGGATCGGTTGATGATTCAGTTCCATGAGGCCTACCCGCAGTATAATTTCCTGTCTCATAAAGGGTACGGCACAGAGGAACATTTGGCTCGTCTGGCTGAGTACGGCCCATCCCCGATCCATCGACGAACCTTTGCGCCTGTGTCGGCGGTGTTGAATGCGCCTGCCTGTGGGGCATTGCAACCATGA
- the trmD gene encoding tRNA (guanosine(37)-N1)-methyltransferase TrmD, which translates to MLRIDVLTLFPEMILQAVGHSMLKRAQEKGLLAIQAHNLRDYTLDRHKVADDVPYGGGAGMVMKAEPILRAVDALRASAQSTGEEIRLMFPSPQGRIFTQDYAKDLAAEPCRIVILCGHYEGVDERVREALQPEEVSVGDYILTGGELPALVLIDAATRLVPGVLGDPESVVEESFSDSLLEYPHYTRPADVRGMGVPEVLLSGHHEAIRLWRRKQALRSTYARRPDLIRDRSLSREDQRLLSEIISEGVVSTPV; encoded by the coding sequence GTGTTGCGCATCGACGTTCTGACATTGTTCCCCGAAATGATTCTGCAGGCGGTGGGGCATAGCATGCTCAAACGCGCGCAAGAGAAGGGATTGCTGGCCATCCAGGCGCATAATCTTCGTGACTACACGCTGGATCGCCACAAGGTTGCAGACGATGTTCCCTATGGCGGCGGTGCGGGGATGGTTATGAAGGCGGAGCCGATCCTGCGCGCGGTGGATGCGTTGCGTGCCAGCGCCCAATCCACCGGTGAAGAGATTCGGTTGATGTTTCCTTCGCCCCAGGGGCGAATCTTCACGCAGGACTATGCGAAAGACCTGGCCGCCGAGCCTTGCCGGATCGTCATTCTCTGCGGGCACTATGAAGGAGTTGATGAGCGGGTTCGCGAGGCGCTCCAGCCGGAAGAGGTTTCGGTCGGCGACTATATTTTGACCGGAGGCGAATTGCCGGCTTTGGTTTTGATTGACGCCGCCACTCGATTGGTGCCGGGCGTGCTGGGTGACCCGGAGTCCGTGGTCGAAGAGTCTTTTTCGGATTCACTCCTGGAATACCCGCACTACACCAGGCCTGCCGACGTGCGAGGCATGGGGGTTCCCGAGGTGCTGCTCTCTGGGCATCATGAAGCCATTCGTCTCTGGCGCAGGAAGCAGGCCTTGCGCAGCACCTATGCGCGGCGTCCGGACCTCATCCGGGATCGCAGTTTGAGTCGTGAAGATCAACGGTTATTGAGTGAGATTATTAGCGAGGGCGTTGTCTCGACGCCCGTTTGA
- the rpsP gene encoding 30S ribosomal protein S16, with protein MAVHLRLARTGRHKRPMYRLVAADSRKARDGRFLEILGIFDPLKEQGLPDVKQDRVLTWLHHGAQPSVTVRTLLRRSGLWKQFEAEKAAKKKA; from the coding sequence GTGGCAGTTCATCTCAGATTGGCTCGGACAGGCAGACATAAGCGGCCGATGTATCGTTTGGTAGCGGCGGATTCCCGGAAGGCCCGCGACGGGCGGTTCCTGGAAATTCTCGGCATTTTCGATCCGCTCAAGGAACAGGGTCTTCCGGATGTGAAGCAGGACCGGGTGTTGACCTGGTTGCATCATGGAGCCCAGCCTTCGGTGACCGTGCGGACCTTGTTGCGCCGGTCCGGTCTCTGGAAGCAGTTTGAAGCAGAGAAAGCGGCGAAGAAGAAGGCCTAG
- a CDS encoding peptidoglycan DD-metalloendopeptidase family protein: MRGAHILTLAGCLVLCVGATSSARAAGDPISEKIERERKTLEQLKDKIEEKRKRADEAEKKRESVLQGIQTLDERLVRTRQEHQEINKKLRKKDREIDSITEQLGAIRGSIQERREAILARLRVQYMEGRAGYVKTLLSADSYGDFQRRLQYLSAVSQKDFELMGTFRADVGRMEQAERQRAEARAGMLAYKEATEKKLSDIRSLQKEKKVYFTKITQEKDSFSRAAEELERSASRVDSLLHELETRRKAMAMRPPTAPAVPRGAKGALPWPADGQVVSFFGRQKHPTFNTYVQRKGIEIRTVEGSFIHSVMPGTVVYADWLKGYGLVIIMDHTNGFFSLYAHASRILAKVGERVTEGQAIGETGDTGMIGENTLYFELREGSDAVDPMLWLAKR; encoded by the coding sequence ATGAGGGGCGCACACATACTTACATTGGCCGGTTGTCTGGTCCTGTGTGTCGGTGCGACGAGTTCTGCCAGGGCGGCGGGCGATCCGATTTCTGAAAAAATTGAGCGTGAACGGAAGACGCTGGAACAGCTGAAAGATAAAATCGAGGAGAAACGAAAACGGGCGGACGAAGCGGAGAAAAAACGGGAGTCCGTGCTCCAGGGGATTCAAACGCTTGATGAGCGATTGGTGCGGACCCGCCAGGAACATCAGGAGATCAACAAGAAGCTTCGGAAAAAGGATCGTGAGATCGACTCGATCACCGAACAGCTCGGGGCGATACGTGGCAGCATCCAGGAGCGTCGCGAGGCCATTCTGGCTCGGCTCCGAGTGCAATATATGGAGGGGCGGGCCGGCTATGTGAAGACATTGTTATCGGCGGACTCCTATGGTGATTTTCAACGGCGATTGCAATATCTCTCGGCGGTGTCTCAAAAAGATTTTGAGTTGATGGGGACGTTTCGAGCCGATGTCGGACGGATGGAGCAGGCGGAGCGGCAACGGGCGGAAGCTCGCGCTGGAATGTTGGCGTACAAGGAGGCGACAGAGAAAAAGCTTTCCGACATCCGCTCGCTGCAGAAGGAGAAGAAGGTCTATTTCACCAAGATCACGCAGGAGAAAGATTCGTTCAGCCGGGCGGCCGAAGAGCTTGAACGGTCTGCCTCTCGGGTTGATAGCCTCCTGCATGAATTGGAGACGCGCCGGAAGGCCATGGCAATGCGGCCGCCGACCGCGCCGGCGGTTCCGCGCGGAGCCAAGGGCGCGTTGCCCTGGCCGGCAGATGGGCAGGTCGTGTCGTTCTTCGGCCGGCAAAAACATCCGACGTTCAATACCTATGTGCAACGGAAGGGTATCGAAATCAGAACGGTGGAGGGCAGTTTTATCCATTCCGTCATGCCGGGCACCGTGGTCTATGCCGACTGGTTGAAAGGGTATGGACTGGTTATAATCATGGATCATACGAACGGATTTTTCTCGCTCTATGCCCACGCCTCGAGGATTTTGGCAAAAGTCGGGGAACGTGTCACGGAAGGGCAGGCGATCGGAGAAACCGGAGATACGGGCATGATCGGCGAAAATACATTATACTTTGAATTACGTGAAGGGTCCGATGCCGTGGACCCGATGCTGTGGTTGGCCAAGCGATAG
- a CDS encoding DUF4321 domain-containing protein, whose amino-acid sequence MRKSPWVLLIFVLIGGLLGGILGEILHVMAPQGNIQSIFSTHFTPGISPPLTIDLVLIKFTIGFSIKVNLLSILGMFIGVYLYKHV is encoded by the coding sequence GTGAGAAAGTCACCCTGGGTTCTTCTCATTTTCGTACTCATAGGCGGGCTACTCGGCGGAATTCTTGGAGAAATTCTGCATGTGATGGCCCCGCAGGGTAACATTCAGAGCATCTTCTCCACGCATTTCACCCCCGGAATCAGTCCTCCCCTCACGATCGACCTGGTGCTCATCAAGTTCACGATCGGATTCAGTATCAAGGTGAACTTACTGAGCATCCTTGGCATGTTTATCGGAGTCTACCTGTACAAGCACGTTTAA
- the uvrB gene encoding excinuclease ABC subunit UvrB yields the protein MPQFKLEAPFHPCGHQPEAIAKLTTGVRAGIKHQALLGVTGSGKTFTMANLIEQVQKPTLVLVHNKTLAGQLYQEFKQFFPQNAVEYFISYYDYYQPEAYLPQTDTYIAKDASINDAIDQMRHSATRSLLERNDVIIVSSVSCIYGLGSPEIYHGMLLYLEVGMEIRREKILAKLVEIQYARNDVDFHRGTFRARGDVIEIFPAASDAVSVRIELFGDVIDAIHEIDPLTGKSLGKLPKVPIYPNTHYLIAPDRYERAITGIEEELDERVLYFQKHKQLVEAQRIAQRTKFDLEMIRAMGYCHGIENYSRHLSGRAPGEAPPTLIDYFPKDFLMIIDESHATVSQVGGMYAGDYSRKRTLVDYGFRLPSAIDNRPLKFEEFERILNQVVYVSATLGNYELEHAAGAVVEQIIRPTGLMDPSIEVQPAKGQVDHLLGEVRKEVAKGGRVLVTTLTKRMAEDLSEYYHELGLKVRYLHSDIKTLERAEIIRDLRRGVFDVLVGINLLREGLDLPEVTLVAILDADKEGYLRSYRSLIQTAGRAARNVEGRVVFYGDIITASMKVAMAETTRRRLIQAEYNSAHGITPASIKKEIPALEYAVAELDYVQLDLAAETMEPYGKDETVGQVILRLEGEMKAAAKELAFERAAELRNQIRALRLKDLDLKA from the coding sequence GTGCCGCAGTTCAAGCTCGAAGCCCCGTTTCATCCCTGTGGTCATCAGCCCGAGGCGATTGCCAAGCTGACAACCGGCGTTCGTGCCGGCATAAAGCATCAAGCCCTTCTCGGAGTGACCGGATCGGGTAAGACTTTTACGATGGCGAACCTGATCGAGCAGGTTCAGAAGCCGACGCTCGTGCTTGTGCATAACAAGACCTTGGCCGGGCAGTTGTACCAGGAGTTCAAACAGTTTTTCCCGCAGAACGCCGTCGAGTACTTCATCAGTTACTACGACTACTACCAGCCGGAAGCCTATCTTCCCCAGACGGATACCTACATTGCCAAGGATGCGTCGATCAACGACGCGATCGATCAGATGCGCCACTCGGCGACCCGGTCCTTGTTAGAGCGGAACGACGTCATCATCGTCTCGTCGGTCTCGTGCATTTACGGCCTGGGTTCGCCGGAGATCTACCATGGCATGCTGTTGTATCTCGAAGTGGGGATGGAAATTCGGCGCGAGAAGATTCTGGCGAAGCTTGTCGAAATTCAATATGCGCGGAATGATGTCGATTTTCATCGCGGGACGTTCCGTGCGCGCGGGGATGTCATTGAAATATTCCCGGCTGCCAGCGATGCAGTTTCGGTTCGAATCGAACTGTTCGGCGACGTGATCGATGCGATCCACGAGATCGATCCGCTGACCGGGAAATCGCTGGGCAAATTACCCAAAGTGCCGATCTATCCCAATACCCACTATTTGATTGCGCCGGATCGGTACGAGCGAGCGATCACCGGGATTGAGGAAGAGCTCGATGAGCGCGTCCTCTATTTTCAGAAGCACAAGCAGCTGGTCGAGGCGCAGCGCATCGCGCAGCGGACGAAGTTCGACCTCGAAATGATCCGCGCCATGGGGTACTGCCACGGCATCGAAAACTATTCGCGCCATCTGAGCGGCCGGGCGCCTGGTGAGGCTCCTCCGACGCTCATCGACTACTTCCCCAAAGACTTTCTCATGATCATCGATGAGTCGCATGCCACGGTTTCACAGGTGGGCGGGATGTATGCGGGAGACTATTCACGGAAGCGGACGCTGGTGGACTACGGGTTTCGCCTGCCCTCCGCCATCGATAACCGGCCGCTCAAGTTCGAGGAGTTCGAACGGATCCTGAACCAGGTGGTCTATGTGTCGGCGACGCTGGGGAACTACGAGCTGGAGCATGCGGCGGGTGCGGTGGTCGAACAGATTATTCGGCCGACCGGGTTGATGGATCCCAGCATTGAGGTGCAACCGGCAAAGGGACAAGTGGATCATCTCCTAGGAGAGGTGAGAAAAGAAGTAGCCAAAGGCGGTCGCGTATTAGTGACGACTCTCACAAAGCGGATGGCGGAAGATCTCAGCGAGTATTATCACGAGTTGGGGTTGAAGGTGCGGTACCTTCACTCCGATATCAAAACGCTTGAGCGGGCTGAGATCATCCGCGACTTGCGCCGCGGGGTGTTCGACGTGCTGGTGGGGATCAATCTCCTGCGGGAAGGGCTGGATCTACCCGAGGTGACGCTGGTGGCTATTCTTGATGCAGACAAGGAGGGCTATCTGCGATCCTATCGGTCTCTGATCCAAACGGCCGGGCGTGCGGCAAGAAATGTTGAAGGGCGCGTGGTGTTTTATGGTGATATCATCACAGCGTCGATGAAAGTCGCCATGGCAGAGACGACTCGCCGGCGTCTGATCCAGGCTGAGTATAACTCGGCCCATGGGATTACCCCGGCTAGTATTAAGAAAGAGATTCCTGCGTTGGAGTATGCGGTAGCCGAGCTGGATTATGTCCAGCTGGATTTGGCGGCCGAGACCATGGAGCCCTACGGCAAGGACGAAACCGTGGGGCAGGTGATTCTTCGGTTGGAAGGCGAGATGAAGGCGGCAGCCAAGGAGCTGGCGTTTGAGCGTGCAGCAGAATTGCGCAATCAGATCAGGGCATTGAGGCTGAAGGATTTGGATCTGAAGGCTTAA
- the ffh gene encoding signal recognition particle protein: protein MLDALSDKFEKILKKLRGQGVLTEQNIGEALKEVRLALLEADVNFKIVKDFIERVRVKAVGQEVLQSLTPGHQVVKVVWDELCDMMGREKAGLALHSQPPTVVMMVGLQGAGKTTTCGKLARLFKGQGKRVLLVAADPRRPAAGDQLSSLGRDLGIDVHRVDHAQATQSDVVRICQAGVERGREQGFDLVVLDTGGRLHIDDGLMGELVAVKTAVTPHEILLVADAMTGQDAVTMATQFDQKVGLTGVILTKVEGDARGGAVLSIRAVTGKPIKFLGVGEKLDALEVFHPDRMASRILGMGDVLSLIEKAQATFTQEQAEEAQQRLTSNSFTLEDFRKQMAQMNKLGSLEQILGMLPGGQKLKSVIEGDKPEREMKRVTAMIDSMTTRERRDHTIINGSRKKRIARGSGASVQDVNRLIKQFLSAKKLAKAMTGTGGRRQLAQLMRSM, encoded by the coding sequence ATGCTGGATGCGCTGAGCGATAAGTTCGAGAAAATCCTGAAGAAGCTTCGTGGGCAAGGCGTGCTTACGGAGCAGAATATCGGCGAAGCCTTGAAGGAAGTCCGGCTGGCGTTGCTCGAAGCCGATGTGAACTTCAAGATCGTCAAGGATTTCATCGAACGGGTTCGCGTCAAAGCGGTCGGGCAGGAAGTGCTGCAAAGCCTGACGCCTGGTCATCAGGTCGTTAAGGTGGTGTGGGATGAGCTTTGTGACATGATGGGCCGTGAGAAGGCGGGTTTGGCCCTCCATTCTCAACCGCCCACCGTGGTGATGATGGTCGGGTTGCAAGGCGCTGGAAAAACGACGACCTGCGGGAAGCTGGCCCGGCTTTTCAAGGGCCAGGGGAAGCGGGTGCTCTTAGTCGCTGCGGACCCGCGTCGACCCGCGGCGGGCGATCAGCTCAGCAGTCTTGGCCGTGATCTTGGAATTGATGTTCATCGCGTCGACCATGCGCAGGCCACTCAGTCGGACGTCGTGCGGATCTGCCAGGCCGGGGTCGAGCGTGGACGCGAGCAGGGATTTGACCTGGTCGTCCTTGATACCGGCGGTCGCCTGCACATTGATGACGGGTTGATGGGAGAGCTGGTTGCCGTGAAGACGGCGGTGACGCCGCATGAAATCCTGCTGGTGGCCGATGCGATGACGGGGCAGGATGCCGTTACGATGGCCACCCAGTTCGATCAGAAGGTGGGTCTCACCGGGGTGATCCTCACGAAGGTCGAAGGTGATGCTCGTGGTGGAGCGGTCTTATCCATCCGTGCAGTCACCGGTAAGCCGATTAAGTTTCTCGGTGTGGGCGAAAAACTGGATGCCCTGGAAGTCTTTCATCCCGATCGGATGGCTTCCCGAATCCTCGGGATGGGCGACGTCCTTTCGCTGATCGAAAAGGCGCAAGCCACGTTTACGCAAGAACAGGCCGAAGAGGCGCAGCAGCGCCTGACCAGTAATAGCTTTACGCTTGAGGATTTTCGCAAGCAGATGGCTCAGATGAACAAGCTGGGCTCGCTGGAGCAGATTCTCGGCATGTTGCCGGGCGGACAGAAGTTGAAGAGTGTGATCGAGGGGGATAAGCCGGAGCGCGAGATGAAGCGGGTCACGGCGATGATCGACTCGATGACGACCCGTGAGCGGCGTGACCATACCATCATCAACGGCAGCCGGAAGAAGCGGATTGCTCGCGGTAGCGGCGCGAGTGTGCAGGACGTGAATCGCCTGATCAAGCAATTCTTGTCGGCGAAGAAATTGGCAAAGGCCATGACGGGGACAGGGGGGCGGCGCCAATTGGCCCAACTCATGCGCTCCATGTAG
- the ftsE gene encoding cell division ATP-binding protein FtsE → MIQLIHVSKTYDRRPALSDLTLDIEKGEFVLLMGPSGAGKSTLLRMLIAAENPDEGQIFVQGKNVTKLKKSEIPFLRRKVGTVFQDFRLLSKKSVFENVALPLIVQGASSVDIRRKVTEALRAVGVDHKKDQFPTSLSAGEQQRVCIARAIVNGPIVLLADEPTGNLDPERTAEIIELFKLINARGTTVIVATHDPQVMAQINRRVIVLQEGVMVPAPAHAVQVGV, encoded by the coding sequence ATGATTCAACTGATTCACGTCTCGAAAACATATGATCGCCGCCCGGCGCTCTCCGATCTCACGCTCGATATCGAGAAAGGGGAGTTTGTCTTATTGATGGGGCCGAGCGGGGCCGGGAAGTCGACCTTGTTGCGCATGTTGATTGCGGCCGAGAATCCTGACGAAGGGCAAATCTTTGTTCAGGGAAAGAATGTCACGAAGTTGAAAAAATCGGAGATTCCCTTCCTTCGCCGAAAGGTTGGGACGGTGTTTCAGGATTTTCGTCTGTTGTCGAAGAAGTCGGTCTTTGAAAATGTCGCCTTGCCGTTGATTGTGCAGGGGGCGTCGTCGGTCGATATTCGTCGAAAGGTGACGGAGGCATTGCGGGCGGTCGGAGTCGACCACAAGAAGGATCAGTTTCCAACCAGCCTGTCCGCCGGTGAGCAACAGCGCGTCTGCATTGCCCGGGCGATTGTGAATGGGCCGATCGTGCTGCTTGCCGATGAGCCGACGGGCAATCTGGATCCCGAGCGGACGGCAGAAATTATTGAGCTGTTTAAGCTCATCAATGCGCGAGGCACGACCGTCATTGTTGCGACCCATGACCCTCAAGTTATGGCGCAGATCAACCGTCGTGTGATTGTCCTTCAGGAAGGCGTCATGGTTCCGGCTCCCGCTCATGCCGTACAGGTGGGCGTATGA
- the ftsX gene encoding permease-like cell division protein FtsX — MRRLFYLLREAWANMRANRTTTVVAILTTAFTLSCVGIFLLLYVNLRSAAGWLQEDIKIMVYLDDQLTREAVIELEGRLKADRMVAAAVFISKEQALGEFRAQFPADSHLLEGLGQNPLPASFVVTLASQFRSPDAVKRWTERVRTIGGVAKVDYNQEWIDALAGLIRYIELIAIGVGVILSTAAVTIIGNTIRLTLFSRREEVEILRLIGATRWFIRIPYLLEGAVLGACGSALSLLILKGGFELFRQQISSTGRLSGIENMITFFPLSVCLALVLVGIGLGFAGSFVSLRRFGDGRA; from the coding sequence ATGAGACGATTGTTCTATCTGCTCCGTGAAGCCTGGGCCAATATGCGAGCGAACCGCACAACGACCGTCGTGGCGATTTTGACGACGGCCTTTACGCTGTCCTGTGTCGGGATCTTTCTGCTGCTTTACGTGAATCTGCGGAGCGCCGCAGGCTGGCTCCAAGAAGACATCAAAATCATGGTCTATCTGGATGACCAGCTTACCCGGGAAGCCGTAATTGAGCTGGAAGGTCGATTGAAGGCGGATCGGATGGTGGCGGCCGCGGTATTTATTTCAAAGGAACAGGCCTTGGGTGAGTTTCGCGCCCAGTTTCCAGCCGATTCCCATCTGCTGGAAGGATTGGGACAAAACCCGCTCCCGGCTTCGTTCGTGGTGACGCTGGCTTCGCAATTTCGATCCCCCGATGCGGTGAAGCGGTGGACGGAGCGGGTCCGCACGATAGGGGGGGTGGCGAAGGTCGATTACAATCAAGAATGGATTGATGCGTTGGCAGGGCTCATTCGGTATATCGAGCTGATCGCCATCGGTGTCGGGGTAATTCTCTCGACCGCCGCAGTGACGATTATCGGCAATACCATCAGGCTGACACTGTTTTCACGGCGGGAGGAAGTGGAGATCTTACGGCTGATCGGCGCCACCCGGTGGTTCATCCGCATTCCGTATCTGCTCGAAGGCGCGGTGCTGGGCGCCTGCGGAAGTGCGTTGTCACTACTGATTCTAAAAGGTGGATTCGAGCTGTTTCGTCAACAGATCAGTTCAACCGGCCGATTGAGCGGCATCGAAAACATGATTACCTTTTTCCCTCTCTCCGTCTGTCTGGCGCTGGTTTTGGTCGGGATCGGTCTTGGGTTTGCCGGCAGTTTCGTGTCGCTCCGGCGGTTTGGAGACGGGCGGGCATGA
- a CDS encoding YraN family protein: protein MRDPRHQFGQDSEASAEQFLRRKGYAILERNLRTTIGELDLVADDHGVLVFVEVKARTTGAFGGALLAVDRRKQAKLIRLAGQYLAQRHLSDRVCRFDVILVQGDAESSFQIEHIEHAFEVSDQAGW from the coding sequence ATGCGTGATCCTCGCCACCAATTCGGTCAGGACAGTGAAGCAAGCGCCGAGCAGTTTTTACGCCGGAAGGGCTATGCGATTCTGGAACGGAATCTTCGGACCACAATCGGCGAGCTTGATCTGGTCGCCGATGATCACGGTGTGTTGGTGTTTGTTGAAGTCAAAGCACGAACCACCGGAGCGTTTGGCGGTGCGCTCCTGGCGGTAGATCGGCGGAAACAAGCCAAGTTGATCCGGTTGGCAGGACAGTATCTGGCCCAGCGCCATTTGAGCGATCGAGTTTGTCGATTCGATGTCATCTTAGTGCAGGGGGATGCGGAGTCCTCCTTTCAGATCGAGCATATCGAGCATGCGTTTGAGGTATCGGATCAAGCGGGCTGGTAG